In Onychostoma macrolepis isolate SWU-2019 chromosome 06, ASM1243209v1, whole genome shotgun sequence, one DNA window encodes the following:
- the wnt2ba gene encoding wingless-type MMTV integration site family, member 2Ba isoform X2 has protein sequence MQSMGEGAKEWIRECQHQFRHHRWNCSTLERDHTVFGRVMLRSSREAAFVYAVSSAGVVYAITRACSQGELKICGCDTNRRGRASDEEGDFDWGGCSDNINYGIKFAKAFVDARERMVKDARALMNLHNNRCGRMAVKRFMKTECKCHGVSGSCALRTCWLAMSDFRRTGDYLRKKYNTAVEVTMNQDGSGFMVADRDYKRTTKNDLVYIENSPDYCLMDRSAGSLGTAGRVCNKSSRAMDGCEVMCCGRGYDTTRVNRVSKCECKFKWCCAVECRDCEETVDVHTCKPHKKPDWLDLT, from the exons GTTCCGACACCATCGCTGGAACTGCAGCACGCTGGAGCGAGACCATACTGTGTTCGGCCGCGTCATGTTGCGCA GTAGCCGTGAAGCAGCATTCGTTTATGCAGTCTCCTCTGCCGGTGTGGTTTATGCCATCACCAGAGCGTGCAGTCAAGGAGAGCTAAAGATCTGTGGCTGCGACACCAACAGGAGAGGCCGGGCAAGCGATGAAGAAGGCGACTTTGACTGGGGCGGCTGTAGCGACAACATCAACTATGGTATCAAGTTTGCCAAAGCTTTTGTGGATGCCAGAGAGAGGATGGTCAAAGATGCCAGAGCGCTGATGAATCTGCACAACAACCGCTGTGGGAGAATG GCAGTAAAGCGTTTTATGAAGACTGAATGCAAGTGTCATGGAGTCAGTGGGTCATGTGCTCTCAGGACATGCTGGCTGGCTATGTCTGATTTCCGGCGAACGGGGGACTACTTGAGAAAGAAGTACAATACTGCTGTGGAGGTCACGATGAACCAGGATGGTTCAGGCTTCATGGTTGCTGACCGAGATTACAAGAGAACGACCAAAAATGATCTAGTATACATTGAGAACTCTCCAGACTATTGTCTGATGGACCGATCAGCAG GTTCTCTGGGTACAGCAGGACGGGTGTGTAACAAGTCTTCCAGAGCCATGGACGGCTGCGAGGTCATGTGTTGCGGCCGCGGATACGACACCACGCGTGTAAATCGTGTGAGCAAATGCGAGTGCAAGTTCAAATGGTGCTGCGCTGTGGAGTGCAGGGACTGTGAGGAAACTGTGGACGTCCACACCTGTAAACCACACAAGAAACCCGACTGGCTCGATTTAACCTGA
- the st7l gene encoding suppressor of tumorigenicity 7 protein-like, whose translation MADSSGSNPQSPGFTEKLKSWLCWSWTYICALWFAMVLTMVYVLRSPLKLQETVNAASVFLNTLTPKFYVALTGTSSLISGLILIFEWWYFRKYGTSFIEQVSVSHLRPLLGGVENSSSTGLFSSVNGDTEPRTNVAECKVWRNPLNLFRGAEYSRYTWVTGKEPLTYYDMNLSAQDHQTFFLGDTQQLRPEDSVMQKAWRERNPQARIRAAYQAIELNRECAAAYVLLAEEEATTITEAERLFKQALKSAGKDTNLVVYIKRRLAMCARKLGRVKEAVKMMRDLMKEFPLLGMLNIHENLLEALLELQAYADVQAVLAKYDDISLPKSATICYTSALLKARAVSDKFSPEAASRRGLSTAEMNAVEAIHRAVEFNPHVPKYLLEMKSLILPPEHILKRGDSEAVAYAFFHLQHWKRAEGALNLLHCTWEGTFRIIPYPLEKGHLFYPYPGCTETADRELLPSFHEVSVYPKKELPFFILFTAGLCSFCAMLAMLTHQFPELMGVFVKAFFSTLFAPLGFFADKMESFMPSCLWHQLANV comes from the exons ATGGCGGACAGCAGTGGCAGTAATCCTCAATCACCCGGTTTCACGGAGAAATTAAAATCGTGGCTGTGCTGGTCGTGGACGTACATATGTGCGCTTTGGTTCGCCATGGTCTTAACGATGGTTTACGTGCTGAGGAGCCCACTGAAGCTGCAGGAGACCGTTAACGcag CATCTGTGTTTTTAAACACTCTTACGCCTAAATTCTATGTTGCGCTGACTGGAACCTCCTCGCTCATCTCGGGCCTTATATTG ATATTTGAGTGGTGGTACTTCAGGAAGTACGGCACGTCCTTCATAGAGCAGGTGTCTGTCAGTCACTTGCGCCCTCTACTCGGAGGAGTGGAGAACAGCAGCTCTACGGGCCTCTTCTCCTCTGTAAACGGCGATACCGAGCCGAGAACCAATGTTGCAG AATGCAAAGTGTGGAGGAACCCACTGAACCTATTCAGAGGTGCAGAGTACAGCAG GTACACTTGGGTGACGGGAAAAGAGCCCCTGACATACTACGACATGAATTTATCAGCACAAGATCATCAGACCTTCTTCTTGGGAGACACTCAGCAGCTTAGACCAGAGGACTCTG TAATGCAGAAGGCCTGGAGAGAGAGAAACCCGCAGGCACGAATTCGAGCAGCTTACCAGGCAATTGAACTGAACCGCGA ATGTGCTGCAGCATATGTGCTCCTGGCCGAGGAGGAAGCCACAACCATCACAGAGGCTGAACGGCTTTTCAAACAAGCGCTTAAGAGTG CCGGTAAAGACACCAATCTTGTGGTCTACATCAAGCGCAGACTGGCCATGTGTGCAAGAAAACTGGGTCGCGTCAAAGAAGCTGTAAAGATGATGAGAGAT TTAATGAAAGAATTCCCCTTACTGGGAATGTTAAACATTCACGAGAACCTTTTAGAAGCATTATTAGAGCTGCAGGCCTATGCCGATGTACAAGCAGTCCTCGCAAAATATGACG ATATCAGCTTGCCAAAATCAGCTACTATATGCTACACATCTGCCTTACTGAAAGCCAGAGCAGTGTCAGATAA GTTTTCACCTGAAGCAGCGTCTAGACGAGGTCTCAGCACAGCAGAGATGAACGCAGTAGAGGCCATACACAGAGCTGTGGAGTTCAACCCACACGTACCAAAG TATTTATTAGAAATGAAGAGTCTGATTTTGCCACCTGAGCATATTTTGAAGAGGGGAGACAGTGAGGCGGTGGCGTATGCTTTCTTTCACCTGCAGCACTGGAAACGGGCTGAGGGGGCGCTCAACCTACTACACTGCACCTGGGAAGGCA CTTTTCGGATTATTCCATACCCCCTGGAAAAGGGTCATCTCTTCTATCCTTACCCAGGATGCACAGAAACTGCAGACAGAGAGCTTCTGCCTT cATTTCACGAGGTCTCAGTGTATCCGAAGAAGGAGCTTCCTTTCTTCATCCTCTTCACAGCAGGCCTGTGCTCCTTCTGTGCCATGTTGGCCATGCTCACACACCAGTTTCCAGAGCTCATGGGGGTCTTCGTCAAAGCT TTCTTCAGCACCCTCTTTGCACCACTGGGCTTTTTTGCAGACAAGATGGAGAGTTTTATGCCCTCCTGCCTGTGGCATCAACTAGCAAACGTCTGA